A window of Streptomyces broussonetiae genomic DNA:
ACGAGGGAGCGGGAGAAGGCTCCGAGGTCGCCGCAGACCTCCTCGACGGACAGGCCCACCACATGGGGTGCGAGGGCCGCGATGGCGGCGGCCTGCACGTCGTTGCCGCGTCCGGTGGTGAAGGCCAGGGCGTGGCCCTCCAGCCCGTCGCCGGCGTCGGTACGCAGGATCACGTAGGCGGCCGAGTAGTCGGGTTCGGGGTTCATCGCGTCCGACCCGTCCAGGTGCTCGGACGTCGGGAACCGCACGTCCAGGACGTCGAGGGCGGTGATACGGGCAGATGCCGATGGAGCGGACACGGCAGAGGACATGACGGCAACTCCTGTGAGAGCAGGTGGGAACACGGCCCCCTGCGACGGAAGGGCGAGCGGCGAGCGGTGTGCGGCGGCGACGGCCGCCCGGTTCACTCCTGCACCTTGCCGCCGGTGATACGCGAGATGGTCAGGGCGACCAGGATGATCAGGCCGTTGAGGGCACCGATCCACTGTGCGGGGACGCCCGCGAGCGTCAGCACGTTCTGGATCATGAACAGCAGCAGGATGCCGCTGAAGGCGCCGAACATGGTGCCCTTGCCGCCGTTGAGGCTGATTCCGCCGATGACGGCGGCGGCGAAGACGGTGAAGATGTAGCCGTTGCCCTGTGCGGAGGCGACCGAGGCGAGGCGGCCGGACAGCAGCAGCCCGGCGAGGGCGGCGAGCACGCTGCCGGTGACGATGACGATCCACAGCACCCGGTCGGTACGGATGCCGGCCGCCTTCGCAGCGTCGACGTTGCCGCCGATGGCGTACAGCGAGCGGCCGAAGCTGGTCCAGCCGAGGACGACGATGGCGACCGCGAACAGCACCAGGCAGATCCAGATCGACGCGGGCATCCCGAACCATTCGGCGGTGCCCGGGTACAGCATGGACGGTGGCAGCTGGAAGAAGGTCTGGCCGCCGGAGATGCCGGTGAGGACGCCCCGCAGCACGATCAGCATGCCGAGGGTGACGATGAAGCCGTTGAGACCGAAGCGGATGATCAGCAGGGCGTTGATCACTCCGACGAGCGCGCCCACGGCGAGGGTGACGGGGATGGCCCAGGCGCCGGGGAGCAGGCCGAGACCGTGCCCGGCGCCGGCCGGCACCACCAGCCAGGCCGCGACGCCCGGTGCGAGCCCCATGGTGGACTCCAGCGACAGGTCCATCTTCTTGACGATCAGGATCATCGTCTGGGCGAGGACCAGCAGGGCCATCTCGGACATGGTCTGCAGGACGTTGATGAGGTTGTCCACCTGCAGGAAGACCGGGTTGACGATCTGGCCGACGATCGCGATGACCACGATGGCGGGCACGAGGGCGAGGTCGCGCAGCCGGGCCAGCGGTATCCGGCCGCCGAGCAGCGCGGTCCGCTTCGCCCGAGGCTCCGTGCCCTTGGCTGCGGCGGTGTCGGCGAGGACGGTTTCAGGCATCGAGGTCCACTCCTTCCATCGCGGCCACGAGTTCGTGGTCGTGCCAGCCGCGGGCGATCTCTGAGGTCACACGGCCCTGGAACATCACCAGGACCCGGTCGCACATGCGCAGGTCGTCGAGTTCGTCGGAGGCGATGAGCACTCCGGTGCCGGTCTGCGCGGTCTCCTCGACCTTTCCGAGGAGGAACTCCTTGGAGCGCACGTCCACGCCCGCGGTCGGATTGATCAGAACCAGCAGCCGGGGGTCGTCGGCGAGGGCGCGGGCCATGACGACCTTCTGCTGGTTGCCGCCGGAGAGGGCGGAGACGGGCAGGTCGGGGCCGGGTGTCTTGATCGCCAGGTGCTCGATCATCCCCTCGGCGAGCCGGTCGCGTCGGCTGCGGCTGAGGAATCCGTTCCTGCCGAGCCTGCGGGGAACGGACAGTGTGGCGTTGTCCGCGATCGACATGTCCGGCACGAAGCCCTGGTGGTGCCGGTCCTGCGGGACGAACCCGGCGCCGGCGGCGAGCGCGGCGGGCACGCTGCCGGGACGTGGACGGTTGCCGGCGATCTCCACCTCGCCGCTGTCTGCGGCCCGCAGTCCCACGACGGTCTCGGCCACTTCGGTGCGTCCGCTGCCCGCGGCCCCCGCGAGCCCGACGATCTCCCCGGCGCCGACCTGGAAGGTGATGTCGCCGTAGGTCTCGCCGCCCAGACCCCGGACGCTGAGCGCGGCCGGGGCGCCGGCGTCGAGGGTGCTCGCCCGCTCCTCGCGCCGGTCGGCCGCCGCCTCACCGGTCATGGCGGCGACGAGTTCGGTGCGGGGCAGTTCGGCCACCGGGGCGGTCAGGATGTGGCGGGCGTCCCGGAACACCGTCACCATGTCGCAGATCTCGTAGATCTCCTGCAGGTGGTGGCTGATGAACAGGAAGGTCACGCCCTGCCGTTGCAGGTCGCGGATGCGGTCGAAGAGGCGGTTGATCGCCGCGGCGTCGAGCTGGGCGGTCGGCTCGTCGAGGATGATGAACCGGGCACCGAAGGACAGGGCCCGGGCGATCTCCACGAACTGTCGTTGCTCCACGCTGAGATCGGCGGCGGGCGTCTGCGGGTCGACGTCCACGGACCAGGTCGACAGCAGGTCCTGTGCGCGGCGGCGTACGCCCTGCCAGCTGATGAGCCTGTGGCGGCCGTGGTCGTGCCGGTTCAGGAAGAGGTTCTCGGCGACGGTCAGCGTGGGGATGATCGTCGACTTCTGGTAGACGCAGGCCACACGCCGGCGCCAGGCGTCGCGGTCCGTGAGCCGTGGCGCCGGGCTGCCGCCGAAGGTCACCGTTCCCTCGTCCGGGGCCTGCAGGCCGGTGAGGACGGAGACCAGGGTCGACTTGCCGGCGCCGTTGCGGCCGACGAGCGCGTGCGTCTCGCCGGGCCTGATGGTGATCCGGGTGCCGTTCAGGGCCACCGTAGGACCGAATCGTTTGACCACGCCCGTCGCCTCGACGACGGGCGGATCTGCCGGGACCCGTCCGTCGTCCGTCGGGGCGGGTGCGGGGCGGACTGCTCGTTCCCCGTCGCTCATCTCAACCGCCTTGGTGGTGTTCGCCGTTGGTCTTCGGGACGTGGTGTCAGCCGAGGTTGCCCCACAGCGACTTGTCGTCGCTCTTGACGCTGGGCACGCCGCCGTAGGTGGCGCCGTCGGCGGTGACGAGCGGAGCCGAGAGCTGGTCCTCGAGCAGCCCGTCGCGGACCTTGACGATGGTGCTGTCGTGGTCGGTCCTGCCGGGCTGGAACGTCTTCCCGTCGATCGCGGCCTTCAGGTAGTACAGGGCGTACTTGGCGTAGAGGTCGGCCGGCTGGGAGACCGTGGCGTCGATCTGCCCGGCGGCGATGTCCTTCAGCTCCTCCGGGATGCCGTCGTTGGAGACGACGAACACGTGCTTCTTGTCCTTCGGGCCGGCCAACAGCCCCTTCTGCTTGAGCACCTGGAGCGTCCCGGACAGTGCGAAGCTGGACTGCATGTAGACGCCCTTGATGTCCGGGTTGGCGGTCAGGTCCGTCTGCAGCTTCTGCGCGGCGACCGCACCGTCCCAGTTCGTGGCCTCGCCGAACACCTTGATGCCCGGGTAGTTCGCCTTCATGCACGCGTTGAACGCCTCGGTGCGGTCACGGCCGTTGATCGAGGAGAGGTCGCCCTGGAGCATGACGACCTTGCCCTTGCCCCCGAGCTTGATGCCGAGGTACTTGCACGCCTTCTCGCCGTACGCGCGGTTGTCGGCGCGGACGACCATGAAGACCTTGCCGGTGTCGGGACGGGTGTCGACCGTGACGACCGGGATCTTCTTGGCCTCCAGCTGCGCCAGGGTGGGGGCGATGGCGGCGGTGTCCTGCGGGGCCATCGCTATTCCCTTGACGCCCTGACTGATGAACGTCTGTGCGTTGGAGGTGAGTTTGGCGACGTCGTTCTGCGAGTTGGTGGTCTTGAACGAGAGGCCGAGCTGCTTGGCGTACTCCGGTGTGTACTTGATGTACGAGTTCCAGAAGTCGGTGTCGGAACGCGGGTAGTCGACGCCGACCAGCGGCGCGTCGCTCGATGCGGACGCGGTGCCCGAGCCGCTGCTGCAGGCGCTGAGCAGAGCCAGGGCGGACAGGGCCGAGGCGGTGGAGCAGAGAGCAGTTCTGAGTCTCATCGATACTTCCTCGCGCTGGTCCCGGAGCGGGAGAGGGTGTGCAGGGCGACGACTGCGGGCCGCCACATCGGAGAGATGGGATGTATGTATAGGCGGCGACCGAGGGCCCTGTCTAGGTCTTGGCAGAATCCACTGCAAACCAGGGGGACTTGGAGCAGCCTGCGATGGCTCGGGGGTCGAATCGATCCCATCAATGATGCGTATTTGTGATGCGTCGGCGGCTTGTCCTCGGGCTTTCCGTGTGGCGGTGCGCCCTTCGCACATCGCATCGCGCAAACATGCCATGTCTGACGATTAATAAACGGGACATAACTGTCTAACTCCGTATGAACCTTTGAGTTAAGAGCTTGCTTTCATCCCTGCACGCCCGTTGACATCCGCGCGTCACATGGTCGAACTTCATGCGTAACGTGCGGCGCTCCAGAGCCGTGGGCGTCGTGTCTCCCCTTGTCCCCCACCTCAGGGATGTCCTCATGCCGAACTCGTTCAACAGACGCCAGTTCCTGGCCGCCGCCACATGTGCAGCGGCGGCGACCGTCGCCGGCGGCAGCCTCGGGTCCGGCGTCGCACAGGCGGCACCGAGCACCTACACACCGTCGTGGCCCTCGCTCGACCAGCACCCGCCCGCCCCCGAGTGGTTCCAGGACGCCAAGTTCGGCATCTACTTCCACTGGGGCGTCTTCAGCGTTCCGGCCTATGGGAACGAGTGGTATCCGCGCAGGATGTACATCAGCGGAGACTCGGTCAACCAGCACCACATCGCGACCTACGGCGACCCGTCCGTGTGGCCGTACCACAACTTCATCAACGGGGCGAAGGACCTGGCGGGCAACTTCGTGCAGTTCGCACCGAGGCTGAAGTCGGCGGGCGGCAACTTCGACCCCGACGAGTGGGCGCAGCTGTTCGTCGACGCGGGCGCGAGGTTCGCCGGGCCGGTCGCCGAACACCATGACGGCTTCTCCATGTGGAACAGCCGGGTCAACGAGTGGAACTCGGTCGCCAAGGGACCGAAGCTCAACCTGCTCCAGCTGTTCACCGACTCCATCCGCGCCAAGGGGCTGAAGCTCCTGGTGGCCATGCACCACGCGTACAACTTCAACGGCTACTACGACCACGTGCCGACGCAGTCCGACCCGAGCCTGCAGAAGCTGTACGGGCAACTGGGCACCACGGCGGAGAACCAGCTGTGGTACGACAAGCTCAAGGAGGTCATCGACCTCGCCCGGCCCGACATCCTCTGGGAGGACTTCGACCTGTCCAAGGTCGACGAGGGCCAGCGGCTGAACTTCCTGTCGTACTACTACAACCAGGCGAACACCTGGGGTCGCGAAGTCGTCGCCACCTACAAGGACGGCTTCGACAGCCACGGCGAGGTCTTCGACTACGAGCGCGGCGGCCCCGCCGACATCACCGCCCCCTACTGGCTCACCGACGACAGCATCTCCAGCTCCAGCTGGTGCTACACGAACGGCATCGGCTACTACAGCACCCAGCAGATGCTGCACTCACTGATCGACCGGGTCAGCAAGAACGGCAACATGCTGCTCAACATCGCTCCGATGGCGGACGGCACCATCCCCCAGGCACAGCAGGACATCCTCCTCGGCATCGGCGACTACCTGAAGCGCTTCGGTGAGTCGGTGTACTCCACCCGGGCCTGGACCGCATACGGCGAAGGTCCCACGCAGATGGGCGGCGGCGCCTTCACCACCCCGCAAGCAGGCACCCCGCAGGACATCCGCTTCACCCGGAACAAGAACGACGCCGTCCTGTACGCCACGGTCCTCGGCTGGCCGGGCAGCACACTGACGATATCGACGCTCAACTCGGCCCGGATCGACGTCAGCTCCCTGACCTCGGTGCAGCTCCTGAACTCCACCGCCGGCACGTACACGAACCTGCCCACCCCAACGCAGGACTCGACCGGGCTGCACGTGACCCTGCCGTCGTCGGCGCCGTTCTCCGCCCTCGCCTACGTCGTGAAGCTGACCTTCTCCGGCCGGATACCCACCCTGCAGCCACTGGCCGGGGCCGTGGCCTACCAGGACGTCAACTACTCCGGTGGCTACGCCGTGCTCCCCATCGGCTCCTACACGGCTGACCAGT
This region includes:
- a CDS encoding ABC transporter permease, with the protein product MPETVLADTAAAKGTEPRAKRTALLGGRIPLARLRDLALVPAIVVIAIVGQIVNPVFLQVDNLINVLQTMSEMALLVLAQTMILIVKKMDLSLESTMGLAPGVAAWLVVPAGAGHGLGLLPGAWAIPVTLAVGALVGVINALLIIRFGLNGFIVTLGMLIVLRGVLTGISGGQTFFQLPPSMLYPGTAEWFGMPASIWICLVLFAVAIVVLGWTSFGRSLYAIGGNVDAAKAAGIRTDRVLWIVIVTGSVLAALAGLLLSGRLASVASAQGNGYIFTVFAAAVIGGISLNGGKGTMFGAFSGILLLFMIQNVLTLAGVPAQWIGALNGLIILVALTISRITGGKVQE
- a CDS encoding sugar ABC transporter ATP-binding protein encodes the protein MSDGERAVRPAPAPTDDGRVPADPPVVEATGVVKRFGPTVALNGTRITIRPGETHALVGRNGAGKSTLVSVLTGLQAPDEGTVTFGGSPAPRLTDRDAWRRRVACVYQKSTIIPTLTVAENLFLNRHDHGRHRLISWQGVRRRAQDLLSTWSVDVDPQTPAADLSVEQRQFVEIARALSFGARFIILDEPTAQLDAAAINRLFDRIRDLQRQGVTFLFISHHLQEIYEICDMVTVFRDARHILTAPVAELPRTELVAAMTGEAAADRREERASTLDAGAPAALSVRGLGGETYGDITFQVGAGEIVGLAGAAGSGRTEVAETVVGLRAADSGEVEIAGNRPRPGSVPAALAAGAGFVPQDRHHQGFVPDMSIADNATLSVPRRLGRNGFLSRSRRDRLAEGMIEHLAIKTPGPDLPVSALSGGNQQKVVMARALADDPRLLVLINPTAGVDVRSKEFLLGKVEETAQTGTGVLIASDELDDLRMCDRVLVMFQGRVTSEIARGWHDHELVAAMEGVDLDA
- a CDS encoding sugar ABC transporter substrate-binding protein, with amino-acid sequence MRLRTALCSTASALSALALLSACSSGSGTASASSDAPLVGVDYPRSDTDFWNSYIKYTPEYAKQLGLSFKTTNSQNDVAKLTSNAQTFISQGVKGIAMAPQDTAAIAPTLAQLEAKKIPVVTVDTRPDTGKVFMVVRADNRAYGEKACKYLGIKLGGKGKVVMLQGDLSSINGRDRTEAFNACMKANYPGIKVFGEATNWDGAVAAQKLQTDLTANPDIKGVYMQSSFALSGTLQVLKQKGLLAGPKDKKHVFVVSNDGIPEELKDIAAGQIDATVSQPADLYAKYALYYLKAAIDGKTFQPGRTDHDSTIVKVRDGLLEDQLSAPLVTADGATYGGVPSVKSDDKSLWGNLG
- a CDS encoding alpha-L-fucosidase codes for the protein MPNSFNRRQFLAAATCAAAATVAGGSLGSGVAQAAPSTYTPSWPSLDQHPPAPEWFQDAKFGIYFHWGVFSVPAYGNEWYPRRMYISGDSVNQHHIATYGDPSVWPYHNFINGAKDLAGNFVQFAPRLKSAGGNFDPDEWAQLFVDAGARFAGPVAEHHDGFSMWNSRVNEWNSVAKGPKLNLLQLFTDSIRAKGLKLLVAMHHAYNFNGYYDHVPTQSDPSLQKLYGQLGTTAENQLWYDKLKEVIDLARPDILWEDFDLSKVDEGQRLNFLSYYYNQANTWGREVVATYKDGFDSHGEVFDYERGGPADITAPYWLTDDSISSSSWCYTNGIGYYSTQQMLHSLIDRVSKNGNMLLNIAPMADGTIPQAQQDILLGIGDYLKRFGESVYSTRAWTAYGEGPTQMGGGAFTTPQAGTPQDIRFTRNKNDAVLYATVLGWPGSTLTISTLNSARIDVSSLTSVQLLNSTAGTYTNLPTPTQDSTGLHVTLPSSAPFSALAYVVKLTFSGRIPTLQPLAGAVAYQDVNYSGGYAVLPIGSYTADQLTLAGLPSPSLSSLKLAPGYQIIGYPGDNFTGTAWTFTSDNADLRNTGNNDAVVSMKVQFNPSALLRITNVTDGLVLDSGGNVPSGSNLKQWTWDGSTNLQWQAVELGNGYYKLVNRTNGMVADGWGATTNGSAAQQAPWNGGTNQQWQITPRGGARYWIVNRTTGLVLDGGGNVPSGSVTKQWSGNSSPNMEWTFTAV